Proteins from a genomic interval of Odontesthes bonariensis isolate fOdoBon6 chromosome 7, fOdoBon6.hap1, whole genome shotgun sequence:
- the LOC142384548 gene encoding protein NLRC3-like, whose amino-acid sequence MFPFTFRELNVLRERKFSLVELVHHFFTETKAAGICSFEQFQVVFIFDGLDECRLPLDFHSKEPLADATEPTSVDVLLTNLIRGELLPSARLWITTRPAAANQIPAGCVGMVTEVRGFTDPQKEEYFRKRFRDSEQASRIISHIQTSRSLHIMCHIPVFCWITATVLEDVLDTREGAELPSTLTEMYIHFLVVQAKVKKLKYDGGAATDPHWSPESREMIESLGKLAFEQLQKGNLIFYESDLTECGIDISAASVYSGVFTQIFREERGLYQEKVFCFIHLSVQEFLAALHVHLTFINSGLNLMEEQQTTSVWSKLFNKPNLNYLHQSAVNKALESPNGHLDLFLRFLLGLSLQTNQRLLRGLLTQTGSSSQTNQETVRYIKEKISEDLSAERSINLFHCLNELKDRSLVEQIQQALSSGSLSTDKLSPAQWSALVFILLSSGKHLDEFDLKKYSASEEALLRLLPVVKASNKAV is encoded by the coding sequence atgtttccattcactttcagagagctgaatgtgctgagagagagaaagttcagcttggtggagcttgttcatcacttctttactgagaccaaagcagcaggaatctgcagctttgaacagttccaggtcgtgttcatctttgacggtctggatgagtgtcgacttcctctggacttccacagcaaggagcccctggctgatgctacagagcccacctcagtggatgtgctgctgacaaacctcatcaggggggagctgcttccctctgctcgcctctggataaccacacgacctgcagcagccaatcagatccctgctggctgtgttggcatggtgacagaggtcagagggttcactgacccacagaaggaagagtacttcaggaagagattcagagattcagagcaggccagcaggatcatctcccacatccagacatcccgaagcctccacatcatgtgccacatcccggtcttctgctggatcactgctacagttctggaggatgtgttggacaccagagagggagcagagctgcccagcaccctgactgagatgtacatccacttcctggtggttcaggccaaagtgaagaagctcaagtatgatggaggagctgcgacagatccacactggagtccagagagcagggagatgattgagtctctgggaaaactggcttttgagcagctgcagaaaggaaacctgatcttctatgaatcagacctgacagagtgtggcatcgatatctcagcagcctcagtgtactcaggagtgttcacacagatctttagagaggagagagggctgtaccaggagaaggtgttctgcttcatccatctgagtgttcaggagtttctggctgctcttcatgtgcatctgaccttcatcaactctggactcaacctgatggAGGAACAACAAACAACCTCTGTGTGGTCAAAACTATTTAACAAACCTAATCTGAATTATCTCCATCAGAGTGCTGTGAACaaggccttagagagtccaaatggacacctggacctgttcctccgcttcctcctgggtctttccctgcagaccaatcagaggctcctacgaggcctgctgacacagacaggaagtagctcacagaccaatcaggaaacagtccGTTACATCAAGGAGAAGATCAGTGaggatctgtctgcagagagaagcatcaatctgttccactgtctgaatgaactgaaggatcgttctctggtggagcagatccaacaggccctgagttcaggaagtctctccacagataaactgtctcctgctcagtggtcagctctggtcttcatcttactgtcatcaggaaaacatctggatgagtttgacctgaagaagtactctgcttcagaggaggctcttctgaggctgctgccagtggtcaaagcctccaacaaagctgtgTGA
- the LOC142384549 gene encoding protein NLRC3-like encodes MYRPIDFKSAQHPSPQRVDQQSSEGPSGPSAQQHQTQLDSIFMLLEDNMLTFVKEELKKMQKALSPDYPECLESQREGEDEEQRSSREALVKITAHFLRRMKQEELADRLQSKLVAAVCGRKVKSALKKKFQCVFEGIPKAGKPTLLNQIYTELYITEGGSGEVNDEHEVRQIEAASRKAGRAETSIRQEDIFKGPPGRDEPIRTVLTKGVAGIGKTVLTQKFTLDWAEGKANQDIHFMFPFTFRELNVLRERKFSLVELVHHFFTETKAAGICSFEQFQVVFIFDGLDECRLPLDFHSKEPLADATEPTSVDVLLTNLIRGELLPSARLWITTRPAAANQIPAGCVGMVTEVRGFTDPQKEEYFRKRFRDSEQASRIISHIQTSRSLHIMCHIPVFCWITATVLEDVLDTREGAELPSTLTEMYIHFLVVQAKVKKLKYDGGAATDPHWSPESRKMIESLGKLAFEQLQKGNLIFYESDLTECGIDISAASVYSGVFTQIFREERGLYQEKVFCFIHLSVQEFLAALHVHLTFISSGINLMEEQPKRFKSFKDKKKIKHLHQSAVNKALESPNGHLDLFLRFLLGLSLQTNQRLLRGLLTQTGSSSQTNQETVRYIKEKISENLSAERSINLFHCLNELKDRSLVEQIQQALSSGSLSTDKLSPAQWSALVFILLSSGKHLDDLSGCLITEEGCASLAEAVTSNPSHLRELDLSYNHPGASGGKLLRAALKDPHKLRVEPAGERWLTPGLRKYSCQLTIDTNTVNRNLKLSDNNRKVTCVEEVQSYPDHPDRFDGWCHQLLCRNVLTGRCYWEVEWRGRVSISVSYRGIRRRGGGSECVFGRNDQSWRLLCSDGGKYSVRHNYSKTDISSSSSSSSSSSSSSSSSSSSVSNRAAVYVDRPAGTLSFYRVSSDTLIHLHTFSTTFTEEPLHPGFGVWFPGSWLSLC; translated from the exons agtggaccagcagagctcagagggtcccagtggtccgtctgcccagcagcaccaaacacagctggactccatatttatg ctgctggaggacaacatgctcacttttgtgaaggaggagctgaagaagatgcagaaggctctgagtccagattacccagaatgcttagagagtcagagggagggtgaggatgaagagcagaggagcagcagagaggcattagtgaagatcacagctcacttcctgaggagaatgaagcaggaggagctggctgaccgtctgcagagca aactcgttgctgcagtttgtggacgtaaagttaaatctgccctgaagaagaagttccagtgtgtgtttgaggggattcctaaagcaggaaagccaacccttctgaatcagatctacacagagctctacatcacagagggagggagcggagaggtcaatgatgaacatgaggtcagacagattgaagcagcatccaggaaagcaggcagagcagaaacatccatcagacaggaagacatctttaaaggcccacctggaagagatgaaccaatcagaacagtgctgacaaagggagtggctggcattgggaaaacagtcttaactcagaagttcactctggactgggctgaaggcaaagccaaccaggacatccacttcatgtttccattcactttcagagagctgaatgtgctgagagagagaaagttcagcttggtggagcttgttcatcacttctttactgagaccaaagcagcaggaatctgcagctttgaacagttccaggtcgtgttcatctttgacggtctggatgagtgtcgacttcctctggacttccacagcaaggagcccctggctgatgctacagagcccacctcagtggatgtgctgctgacaaacctcatcaggggggagctgcttccctctgctcgcctctggataaccacacgacccgcagcagccaatcagatccctgctggctgtgttggcatggtgacagaggtcagagggttcactgacccacagaaggaggagtacttcaggaagagattcagagattcagagcaggccagcaggatcatctcccacatccagacatcccgaagcctccacatcatgtgccacatcccggtcttctgctggatcactgctacagttctggaggatgtgttggacaccagagagggagcagagctgcccagcaccctgactgagatgtacatccacttcctggtggttcaggccaaagtgaagaagctcaagtatgatggaggagctgcgacagatccacactggagtccagagagcaggaagatgattgagtctctgggaaaactggcttttgagcagctgcagaaaggaaacctgatcttctatgaatcagacctgacagagtgtggcatcgatatctcagcagcctcagtgtactcaggagtgttcacacagatctttagagaggagagagggctgtaccaggagaaggtgttctgcttcatccatctgagtgttcaggagtttctggctgctcttcatgtgcatctgaccttcatcagcTCTGGAATCAACCTGATGGAGGAACAACCAAAGAGGTTTAAATcattcaaagacaaaaaaaaaataaaacatctccaccagagtgctgtgaacaaggccttagagagtccaaacggacacctggacctgttcctccgcttcctcctgggtctttccctgcagaccaatcagaggctcctacgaggcctgctaacacagacaggaagtagctcacagaccaatcaggaaacagtccGTTACATCAAGGAGAAGATCAGtgagaatctgtctgcagagagaagcatcaatctgttccactgtctgaatgaactgaaggatcgttctctggtggagcagatccaacaggccctgagttcaggaagtctctccacagataaactgtctcctgctcagtggtcagctctggtcttcatcttactgtcatcaggaaaacatctggatga cctgtcaggctgtctgatcacagaggaaggctgtgcttctctggctgaagctgtgacctccaacccctcccatctgagagagctggacctgagctacaaccatccaggagcctcaggagggaagctgctgagggctgcactgaaggatccacacaaactcag ggtggagcctgctggagaacgatggctgacaccagggctgaggaagt attcctgccaactcacaatcgacacaaacacagtgaacagaaacctgaaactgtctgacaacaacaggaaggtgacatgtgtggaggaggttcagtcatatcctgatcatccagacaggtttgatGGCTGGTGTcatcagctgctgtgtagaaatgttctgactggacgctgttactgggaggtcgagtggagaggacGAGTTTctatatcagtgagttacagaggaatcaggaggagaggaggaggcagtgagtgtgtgtttggaaggaatgatcagtcctggaggCTGTtgtgctctgatggaggtaaatACTCTGTCAGGCACAATTACAGTAAAACagacatctcctcctcctcctcctcctcctcctcctcctcctcctcctcctcctcctcctcctcctctgtctctaacagagcagcagtgtatgtggaccgtcctgctggcactctgtccttctacagagtctcctctgacacactgatccacctccacaccttcagcaccacattcactgaagaacctctgcatcctggatttgGAGTCTGGTTTCCTGGttcctggttgtctctgtgctga